One Methanobrevibacter millerae DNA window includes the following coding sequences:
- the mcrG gene encoding coenzyme-B sulfoethylthiotransferase subunit gamma, translated as MGYKAQYGPGETKIAENRRKHMNPDHEFKKVRSVSDEGIVKILGHRNPGESYKTVHPPLAEMEDDGDIIKHIVEPTPGAAEGIRVRYIQFADSMYNAPAQPYDRARTYMWRYRGVDTGTLSGRQVIEIREQDLEKIAKELVETDIFDPARCGMRGATVHGHSLRLDENGLMFDGLQRYIFNEEDGHVYYVKDQVGRPLDEAIDVGAPLDEDYLKEITTIYREDNIGMRQDKEALEVVENIHTARTEGGYGMGVFSKDLKKKLGE; from the coding sequence ATGGGATATAAAGCTCAATACGGTCCTGGTGAAACTAAAATTGCTGAAAACAGAAGAAAGCATATGAATCCGGACCATGAATTTAAGAAAGTTAGAAGTGTATCTGATGAAGGCATAGTAAAGATACTTGGCCACAGAAACCCTGGTGAAAGCTATAAGACCGTTCATCCACCATTAGCTGAAATGGAAGATGACGGGGATATTATCAAACACATCGTAGAGCCAACGCCAGGTGCTGCTGAAGGAATCAGGGTCAGATACATTCAGTTTGCGGATTCCATGTATAATGCTCCTGCACAACCTTATGACAGAGCCAGAACATATATGTGGAGATATAGGGGAGTGGATACAGGTACATTATCTGGAAGACAGGTAATTGAAATAAGAGAACAGGATTTGGAAAAAATAGCCAAAGAGTTAGTCGAAACCGATATTTTTGACCCGGCAAGATGCGGAATGAGAGGCGCAACGGTGCACGGTCACTCACTGAGGCTTGACGAAAACGGTCTGATGTTTGACGGGCTTCAAAGGTACATCTTCAATGAAGAGGATGGACACGTCTACTACGTGAAAGACCAGGTTGGACGTCCTTTGGATGAAGCCATTGACGTAGGCGCACCTTTGGATGAGGATTATCTGAAGGAAATCACCACAATCTACAGGGAAGACAATATAGGTATGAGACAAGACAAGGAAGCTCTTGAAGTCGTTGAAAATATCCATACTGCTCGTACTGAAGGAGGATATGGTATGGGTGTATTTTCCAAGGACTTAAAAAAGAAATTAGGTGAATAA
- the mcrA gene encoding coenzyme-B sulfoethylthiotransferase subunit alpha, translating into MALENKKFLNALNQKFKGEDQESDHTSFYCFGGWKQSERKREFNDAAEKLAKERNMPFYNPDIGVPLGQRQLMAYKISGTEDYVEGDDLHFCNNAAIQQLVDDIKRTIIVGMDTAHSVLQERLGVEVTPETINEYMENINHALPGGAVVQEHMVEVHPGLVDDCYAKIFTGNDDLADELDKRVLIDINKEFPEDQAEMLKKYVGNKTYQVSRVPTLVVRACDGGTVSRWSAMQIGMSFINAYKLCAGEAAIADFSYAAKHADVIGMGAFLPSRRARGPNEPGGVAFGNLADMVQTSRVSDDPAEVSLEVIAAAAVLYDQVWLGSYMSGGVGFTQYASAAYTDDILDDFLYYGMDYVEKNYGMCNAELSMDTVRDISTEVTLYGLEQYEIPTLLETHFGGSQRASVISAAAGCSTAFATGNSNAGVNGWYLSMILHKEAHSRLGFYGYDLQDQAGASNSLSIRSDEGLIHELRGPNYPNYAMNVGHQPEYAGIAQAPHAARGDAFCTNPLIKIAFADDNLTFDFKHPRKEIAKGALREFMPSGERDIIIPSI; encoded by the coding sequence ATGGCTTTGGAGAATAAAAAGTTTTTAAACGCATTAAATCAAAAATTCAAAGGTGAAGATCAGGAAAGCGATCACACCAGTTTCTACTGCTTCGGCGGCTGGAAACAGTCCGAAAGAAAAAGGGAATTCAATGATGCTGCGGAAAAATTAGCTAAAGAAAGAAACATGCCATTTTATAATCCGGACATTGGTGTGCCGCTGGGTCAAAGGCAGCTGATGGCATACAAGATTTCCGGAACCGAAGATTACGTTGAAGGCGACGACCTGCACTTCTGTAACAATGCGGCAATCCAGCAGCTTGTTGACGACATAAAAAGGACAATCATTGTAGGTATGGACACTGCACACTCTGTTCTTCAGGAAAGGCTCGGTGTGGAAGTGACTCCGGAAACGATTAACGAATATATGGAAAACATTAACCACGCGCTTCCGGGCGGAGCCGTTGTGCAGGAGCACATGGTTGAAGTTCACCCTGGACTTGTGGATGACTGTTACGCTAAAATATTTACCGGAAACGACGATCTGGCTGACGAACTGGACAAACGGGTGTTAATTGATATTAATAAGGAATTTCCAGAAGATCAGGCAGAAATGCTCAAGAAATATGTTGGAAACAAAACCTATCAGGTAAGTAGGGTTCCTACCCTTGTTGTAAGGGCATGTGACGGAGGTACAGTTTCCAGATGGTCCGCTATGCAGATAGGTATGAGTTTCATCAACGCATACAAGCTATGTGCGGGTGAAGCGGCTATCGCTGACTTTTCATACGCTGCAAAGCACGCAGACGTTATCGGTATGGGTGCATTCCTGCCGTCAAGACGTGCAAGAGGACCTAACGAACCCGGCGGTGTGGCATTCGGTAACCTTGCCGATATGGTACAGACTTCAAGGGTAAGTGACGACCCTGCGGAAGTGTCTCTGGAAGTAATTGCGGCCGCTGCAGTACTCTACGACCAGGTCTGGCTTGGATCATACATGTCAGGCGGTGTAGGATTTACGCAATACGCAAGTGCAGCATATACCGACGACATTCTCGACGATTTCCTCTATTACGGTATGGATTATGTTGAAAAGAACTATGGAATGTGTAACGCTGAATTAAGCATGGATACTGTCCGTGACATCTCAACCGAAGTAACCCTTTACGGATTGGAACAGTACGAAATACCTACCCTTCTTGAAACCCACTTCGGAGGTTCTCAAAGGGCAAGTGTCATATCTGCCGCTGCAGGCTGTTCAACCGCATTTGCAACCGGAAATTCAAACGCCGGTGTAAACGGATGGTATTTAAGTATGATTCTGCATAAGGAAGCTCATTCCAGACTTGGATTCTACGGCTATGACTTGCAGGATCAGGCAGGTGCATCAAATTCATTATCAATCAGAAGCGATGAAGGTCTGATTCACGAATTGAGAGGTCCAAACTATCCGAACTATGCAATGAACGTAGGACACCAGCCTGAATATGCAGGTATCGCTCAGGCACCTCACGCAGCAAGGGGAGATGCATTCTGTACAAATCCATTAATCAAGATTGCATTTGCCGATGACAATCTGACGTTCGACTTCAAGCATCCGAGAAAGGAAATAGCTAAGGGAGCATTAAGGGAATTCATGCCTTCCGGTGAAAGGGATATTATCATTCCTTCAATTTAA
- a CDS encoding F420-dependent methylenetetrahydromethanopterin dehydrogenase gives MVVKICILRSGNIGTSPVLDLLLDERADRPNIDVRVFGSGAKMNPEQVENVVPKLEQFDPDFCKFISPNPGAPGPARAREILSEADIPAVIIGDAPGKGKKDEIEEQGLGYIIVMSDPMIGAKREWLDPTEMAIFNADIIKVLAETGALRLVQNTIDDMIAAVDAGKEIELPKLIITAEKAVEAGGFENPYAKAKAIAAYEMAGAVANLDMKGCFMTKGFENFIPLVAAAHEMAACAAKLADEARDIEKSNDTLLRTPHMKEGETGCKRCLISKPE, from the coding sequence ATGGTAGTGAAAATTTGCATATTAAGAAGCGGAAATATTGGAACCTCTCCAGTATTGGACTTGTTATTGGATGAAAGGGCAGACAGACCAAACATTGACGTTAGAGTGTTCGGGTCCGGAGCTAAAATGAATCCTGAACAAGTTGAAAATGTTGTACCTAAATTAGAACAATTTGATCCTGATTTCTGTAAATTTATCAGCCCAAACCCTGGGGCACCTGGTCCTGCAAGAGCAAGGGAAATCCTCTCTGAAGCAGACATACCAGCCGTTATCATCGGTGACGCTCCAGGTAAGGGCAAAAAAGATGAAATTGAAGAACAGGGCCTCGGCTACATTATCGTAATGTCTGATCCGATGATTGGTGCAAAAAGGGAATGGCTGGACCCTACAGAAATGGCTATTTTCAATGCAGACATCATCAAGGTACTTGCTGAAACCGGTGCATTAAGACTGGTTCAAAACACAATCGATGACATGATTGCTGCAGTTGATGCAGGTAAGGAAATCGAATTGCCTAAACTCATTATCACCGCAGAAAAAGCTGTCGAAGCAGGCGGATTTGAAAATCCATATGCCAAAGCTAAAGCAATCGCAGCTTACGAAATGGCTGGCGCTGTAGCCAATTTAGATATGAAAGGTTGTTTCATGACAAAAGGATTTGAAAATTTCATCCCATTAGTCGCTGCAGCCCACGAAATGGCAGCTTGCGCAGCTAAATTAGCTGATGAAGCAAGAGACATTGAAAAATCAAACGACACTCTTTTAAGGACTCCTCACATGAAAGAAGGAGAAACCGGATGTAAAAGATGTTTGATTTCAAAACCGGAATAG
- a CDS encoding DNA topoisomerase IV subunit A, which translates to MTEIKQEGKSHKELRKEYTFNKLKGLGQEIIEEIEKQQVPSIKVPSRGTGNIVYDDAKRYYVLGDRYGRRSLGNVKQIRKLGQMVYVANFCKDLVAREKTATIREMYYVSEGWGISFKNQQESNIVGEDLEVTLGTTREDLGLMPEEDGASVYGDITLLDDDVEINAAKAGKSGYTISPTIDQVEFLDCGVERVIAVETMGMFHRMVQENANERFNTLIVGLKGQAARATRRFIKRVNEELELPVYICNDGDPWGFHIAQVIISGSAKLAHVNHDLATPNAKFMGVTASDIINYDLPTDKLKDVDVMRLKELSKDPRYKSDFWQTEIKKMLKIGKKAEQQSFSKYGLEYVVDNYFPEKLEQLEN; encoded by the coding sequence ATGACTGAAATAAAACAGGAAGGCAAATCCCATAAGGAATTAAGAAAAGAATACACTTTCAACAAGCTGAAAGGATTAGGTCAGGAAATCATTGAAGAGATTGAAAAGCAGCAAGTTCCTTCAATCAAGGTTCCTTCAAGAGGTACCGGAAACATCGTATACGATGACGCCAAAAGATACTACGTTTTAGGCGACAGGTACGGAAGAAGATCACTCGGTAACGTTAAGCAAATCAGGAAACTGGGCCAGATGGTTTATGTCGCCAATTTCTGTAAGGATCTGGTTGCAAGAGAAAAGACAGCTACCATCAGGGAAATGTATTACGTTTCCGAAGGCTGGGGAATAAGCTTTAAAAACCAGCAGGAATCAAACATCGTCGGAGAGGATTTGGAAGTTACCTTAGGTACCACCCGTGAGGATTTGGGACTAATGCCCGAAGAGGACGGTGCGTCAGTTTACGGAGACATTACTCTCTTAGATGACGACGTTGAAATCAATGCTGCAAAGGCCGGAAAATCAGGCTATACAATTTCTCCTACAATCGATCAGGTCGAATTTTTAGACTGCGGAGTCGAAAGGGTCATTGCAGTGGAAACCATGGGAATGTTCCACCGTATGGTTCAGGAAAACGCTAACGAAAGGTTCAACACATTGATTGTCGGACTTAAGGGTCAGGCAGCACGTGCAACCAGAAGATTCATCAAAAGGGTTAACGAAGAGCTTGAACTGCCAGTTTATATCTGTAACGACGGAGACCCTTGGGGATTCCACATCGCACAGGTTATCATTTCCGGAAGTGCGAAGCTTGCTCACGTTAATCATGACTTAGCCACTCCAAACGCAAAGTTTATGGGAGTAACGGCATCAGACATTATCAACTATGACCTGCCTACCGATAAACTCAAGGACGTTGACGTCATGAGGCTTAAAGAGCTTTCAAAAGACCCAAGGTATAAAAGCGATTTCTGGCAAACTGAAATCAAAAAAATGCTTAAAATCGGGAAGAAAGCAGAACAGCAGTCTTTCTCAAAATATGGGCTCGAGTACGTTGTTGACAACTACTTCCCGGAAAAACTCGAACAACTGGAAAATTAA
- the top6B gene encoding DNA topoisomerase VI subunit B, whose protein sequence is MAEQQIGIDWDEDFDRLTPSQFFRKNKQMLGFTGKIRSLTIVFHELITNSFDACEEAGILPDIDIELMRVDKEHYILRHKDNGPGIPEDYVMQVYCMMFAGSKFRNIQSRGQQGLGCSGCVLLSQMTTGKPAKVISCYKEGDEIKGVKMKFQMDVENNRGILMEREDYPAESTGVCIELQFKDVSYSMAEQGAFEYIRRTMIGNPHAQITFRDPTGHKYIFKRAADIVPVQPKEVLPHPKGVSADDLMTMAKNTDKRRYKSMLTASMSRMSNKRVDEIAEMTGIDMNKRPKDITFAEAEAIVHCFKKMKFMAPPTDGLIPIGSDQIEKGMKQILQPEFVTTITRKPVTYAGGVSFIIEAGLAYGGNSGRKVNEQRKSEIMRFANRVPLTFDAGSCAITEALKSIDWKRYGLKDLDNTPLTLFVNIISTQVPYLSTGKQSVSPEPEIVQEIRQATMKLARQLQKHIRSKRAAKEKEKRSKVFEEYVPVIIEEAAKLGETGVPEYQEVLAKVTKRALAELLGEKVEEEVEEEELDAIIMEEFDEMGYAVDEEHSNLNFEEEDDEEGEFEE, encoded by the coding sequence TTGGCCGAACAGCAAATAGGTATTGATTGGGATGAAGATTTCGACAGATTAACACCATCCCAGTTCTTTAGAAAAAACAAGCAGATGTTAGGTTTCACCGGTAAAATCCGTTCATTAACCATTGTTTTTCACGAGCTGATTACAAACAGTTTTGACGCATGTGAAGAAGCCGGAATCCTGCCGGACATTGATATCGAACTGATGCGTGTTGACAAAGAACATTACATTTTAAGACATAAAGACAACGGACCGGGAATTCCTGAGGACTATGTCATGCAGGTATACTGTATGATGTTTGCAGGATCCAAATTCAGAAATATCCAATCCAGAGGACAGCAGGGTTTAGGTTGTAGTGGATGTGTGCTTTTATCACAGATGACTACAGGTAAGCCGGCCAAAGTAATTTCATGCTACAAGGAAGGGGATGAAATCAAGGGAGTCAAGATGAAATTCCAGATGGACGTTGAAAACAACAGAGGAATTTTAATGGAAAGGGAAGACTACCCGGCAGAATCCACGGGAGTCTGCATTGAACTCCAGTTCAAGGACGTTTCATATTCCATGGCGGAACAGGGTGCCTTTGAATACATAAGAAGAACAATGATCGGAAACCCTCACGCACAGATTACTTTCAGAGACCCTACAGGACACAAATACATCTTCAAAAGGGCTGCTGACATTGTCCCTGTACAGCCTAAGGAAGTGCTTCCGCACCCTAAAGGTGTAAGCGCTGACGATTTGATGACAATGGCTAAGAATACCGACAAGAGAAGATACAAAAGCATGCTTACAGCTTCAATGTCAAGGATGTCCAACAAGAGAGTGGACGAAATAGCCGAAATGACCGGAATAGACATGAACAAGCGTCCTAAGGACATAACGTTTGCTGAAGCTGAAGCTATCGTTCACTGCTTCAAGAAAATGAAGTTCATGGCACCTCCAACAGACGGACTCATACCAATCGGTTCAGACCAGATTGAAAAGGGTATGAAACAGATCCTTCAGCCTGAATTCGTTACCACAATCACAAGAAAGCCTGTAACCTACGCCGGTGGTGTTTCATTCATCATTGAAGCAGGTCTTGCTTACGGAGGAAATTCAGGAAGAAAAGTCAATGAACAGAGAAAATCCGAAATCATGAGATTCGCAAACAGGGTTCCTTTGACTTTTGACGCAGGAAGCTGTGCAATCACTGAAGCACTGAAAAGCATTGACTGGAAACGCTACGGTCTAAAAGACCTGGACAACACTCCGCTGACATTATTTGTAAACATTATTTCAACTCAGGTTCCTTACCTCTCAACAGGTAAGCAGAGCGTATCCCCGGAACCTGAAATCGTTCAGGAAATCAGGCAGGCCACAATGAAACTGGCCCGTCAGCTCCAAAAGCATATCAGATCCAAAAGAGCAGCCAAGGAAAAGGAAAAACGTTCCAAAGTATTCGAGGAATACGTACCTGTCATCATTGAAGAGGCAGCAAAACTCGGTGAAACCGGCGTTCCTGAATATCAGGAAGTCCTTGCAAAGGTAACCAAGAGAGCTCTTGCAGAACTGCTTGGAGAGAAAGTTGAAGAGGAAGTTGAGGAAGAAGAGCTTGACGCAATCATCATGGAAGAGTTTGATGAAATGGGCTATGCCGTTGACGAAGAGCACAGTAATCTTAACTTTGAAGAAGAAGATGATGAAGAAGGAGAATTTGAAGAATAG
- a CDS encoding KH domain-containing protein, which produces MPETDYLKIPQNRVGALIGKNGEVKKSIEDLTGTILDIDSDEGTVYISPREDMEDPLGVWNANHIVKAIARGFNPEIAKKLIHDDIYLEIIKLPLYVGKSKKALARYKGRIIGKDGKTRELITELADVDMAIYGKTVSLIGEMDNVMIAKEAIEMILNGSRHKSVYAFLENKKETLKLKEFKDLVGIHDDKIEFRDGIEFDEETLQ; this is translated from the coding sequence ATGCCTGAAACAGATTATTTAAAAATACCTCAAAACAGAGTCGGTGCATTAATCGGTAAAAATGGGGAAGTGAAAAAATCCATTGAAGACCTTACCGGCACCATTCTTGATATCGACAGCGATGAAGGAACTGTTTACATTTCACCCCGCGAGGACATGGAAGATCCTTTAGGCGTTTGGAATGCAAACCACATCGTAAAGGCAATAGCAAGGGGCTTCAACCCGGAAATTGCCAAAAAGCTGATTCATGATGACATTTATCTTGAAATCATAAAGCTGCCCCTTTATGTGGGCAAATCCAAGAAGGCTCTGGCCAGATACAAAGGCAGAATTATCGGAAAGGACGGCAAAACCCGTGAGCTCATTACCGAACTTGCCGATGTGGACATGGCCATTTACGGCAAGACCGTTTCATTGATAGGTGAGATGGACAATGTCATGATTGCCAAGGAAGCCATTGAAATGATTTTGAACGGTTCAAGGCACAAATCAGTTTATGCCTTTTTGGAAAACAAGAAAGAGACCCTCAAGCTCAAGGAATTCAAGGATCTTGTTGGAATCCATGATGACAAAATTGAGTTTAGGGATGGAATCGAATTTGATGAAGAAACTTTACAGTAA
- the hisG gene encoding ATP phosphoribosyltransferase has product MNEKIILGLPKGSLNNVKRGNTHQLFVDAGYEVKGYEPGDESYEIEILNDDSIVAFLTRPQSTPVELNRGMVDIAIVGEDWVKEESVLRDTNTIKLGDLDYGKTRLIVAVPKDSPYENLSDFFRANKDRKTPILCFTEYPNLTRKFFMENEAYQEIYGDAVPFVQVRGLTHGDNEMVQVINSDGATEVYIAKGADLIVDNTQTGSSLRKAGLKEIETILHSSAGLYASEKISDEKLEKAKMIYQQLLGAITAKKYFDVKFNIANNKIEDVSNYLIENKLCADEPTITPGSDFSQINVLIPKSKFPEMVDAIKGFDATSIIRNDLKQLVN; this is encoded by the coding sequence ATGAATGAGAAAATAATATTAGGTCTTCCGAAAGGAAGTTTAAATAACGTAAAAAGAGGAAATACTCATCAGTTGTTTGTTGATGCAGGTTATGAAGTTAAAGGATACGAACCTGGTGATGAGTCTTACGAAATCGAAATATTGAACGATGACAGCATAGTTGCTTTTTTAACTCGTCCGCAATCCACTCCAGTCGAATTGAATAGGGGAATGGTTGACATAGCTATTGTCGGAGAGGATTGGGTTAAGGAAGAATCCGTATTGAGGGATACAAACACCATCAAGCTCGGTGATTTGGATTATGGAAAAACCCGTTTGATTGTGGCAGTTCCTAAGGATTCTCCATATGAAAATCTATCAGACTTTTTTAGAGCAAACAAGGACAGGAAAACTCCAATCCTATGTTTCACTGAATATCCTAACCTGACCAGAAAATTCTTCATGGAAAATGAGGCATATCAGGAAATATATGGCGATGCCGTTCCTTTCGTTCAGGTCAGGGGACTGACTCACGGTGACAATGAAATGGTTCAGGTAATCAACTCCGACGGTGCCACTGAAGTCTACATTGCAAAAGGTGCGGATTTAATCGTTGACAATACTCAAACCGGAAGCAGCCTGAGAAAAGCAGGACTTAAGGAAATCGAAACCATTCTGCATTCTTCAGCAGGTCTTTACGCAAGCGAAAAGATTAGCGATGAAAAGCTTGAAAAGGCCAAAATGATTTATCAGCAGCTGCTGGGAGCAATTACCGCAAAGAAATACTTCGATGTCAAGTTCAACATTGCAAACAACAAAATCGAAGATGTTTCCAATTACCTGATTGAAAACAAGCTTTGCGCAGACGAACCTACAATCACTCCGGGTTCCGATTTCTCACAAATCAACGTTTTGATCCCGAAATCAAAATTCCCTGAAATGGTCGATGCAATTAAAGGATTTGACGCAACTTCCATCATCAGAAACGACTTAAAACAGCTGGTCAACTAA
- a CDS encoding DUF2142 domain-containing protein, with translation MESKKYWLAYLVLIVILGLSTVTYKNIKDPAFELAMLLIVAVLGILCITYYFMHDSKDELYKVAFVAILCFGIITSFIVPICDVSDETEHLARTELTSRGVIIPHWTGEDLGVERAYNLTGPNKIAKYNPGAGYDSIESVKFFTSYLGKTVEQTPYDTEKINHTPVLIVSAFEQNPFYGYLPQAIGMFIAKLLDLNVIWMMWLGRIFNLIFYAGLISLAIKKTPVLKIPLLVVACLPISIYQAASLSIDSMIIGVGILAIGYFLYLYTAEKNSLDTKEVVKFSALCLLLGLCKLPYLAFIFLLLLVPTDNFKKGKKITGYILICIAIVGIIGILWSTYSTPTLMHSWRSRLRFINSTAQIDYITAHPKFILRFVSQLFTYNLSHITYGTFNFFGAAQKVHYSDSYHMIVATLLLFAGATLFAYPKNIRFDLKTRIGTLFILLMIYFGTSFIQLLTWASVGYLNLGITTRYFVPLFALIPIIVSDKIKILDRFKENYDHYAMVLIICFMATMILSFATKYY, from the coding sequence ATGGAATCAAAAAAGTATTGGCTGGCATATTTAGTCTTGATAGTAATTTTAGGGCTTTCAACAGTAACATACAAAAACATTAAAGATCCTGCTTTTGAATTGGCCATGCTGTTGATAGTTGCAGTTCTGGGTATATTATGCATCACCTATTATTTCATGCACGATTCGAAAGATGAACTCTACAAGGTCGCCTTTGTGGCCATACTGTGTTTCGGTATCATAACCTCATTTATCGTGCCAATCTGTGATGTCAGCGATGAAACAGAACATCTGGCAAGAACGGAATTGACCTCAAGAGGAGTGATTATTCCCCATTGGACGGGAGAGGATTTGGGAGTTGAAAGGGCATACAACCTGACGGGACCTAACAAAATCGCCAAATATAATCCTGGCGCAGGATACGATTCCATAGAATCGGTGAAATTTTTCACCAGCTATTTGGGAAAGACCGTGGAACAAACACCCTATGATACGGAAAAAATCAACCACACACCAGTTTTGATCGTTTCGGCCTTTGAACAGAACCCTTTCTACGGATACCTGCCGCAGGCCATTGGAATGTTTATTGCCAAGCTACTGGATCTTAACGTGATTTGGATGATGTGGCTCGGACGTATCTTCAACCTGATATTCTATGCGGGACTGATATCGCTTGCAATAAAAAAGACTCCCGTTTTGAAAATTCCGCTGCTTGTGGTGGCCTGCCTTCCGATTTCCATATATCAGGCAGCTTCGCTGAGCATTGATTCAATGATAATAGGGGTAGGAATACTTGCGATAGGATACTTCCTCTACCTATACACGGCCGAAAAGAATTCGCTTGACACAAAGGAAGTCGTTAAGTTCAGTGCGCTGTGCCTGCTTTTGGGTCTTTGCAAACTGCCTTATCTTGCATTCATATTCCTTTTATTGCTTGTTCCGACCGACAATTTCAAAAAGGGCAAAAAGATTACTGGATACATCCTGATTTGCATTGCAATCGTTGGAATAATCGGAATCCTATGGAGCACATACTCAACACCTACCCTGATGCATTCATGGAGGTCAAGACTCCGCTTCATCAACTCAACAGCGCAAATCGACTACATTACAGCACACCCGAAATTTATATTGAGATTCGTATCACAGCTCTTTACATATAACCTGTCCCACATAACATACGGCACATTCAACTTCTTTGGAGCTGCCCAAAAAGTGCATTATTCAGACAGCTATCACATGATAGTGGCCACGTTATTATTATTTGCCGGCGCTACATTGTTTGCATACCCGAAAAATATCAGATTTGACTTGAAAACAAGAATCGGAACTCTTTTCATATTGCTGATGATATATTTCGGAACATCCTTTATCCAGCTTTTAACATGGGCGAGCGTCGGATATTTGAATCTTGGAATTACAACACGCTATTTCGTACCGCTCTTTGCCCTGATACCGATAATCGTTTCCGATAAAATAAAGATTTTGGACAGGTTCAAAGAAAACTATGATCATTATGCGATGGTTTTAATAATCTGCTTTATGGCGACGATGATACTTTCTTTTGCAACGAAATACTATTAA